ACACAGGTCATGTAATTGGCCTCGACCTCAGTAACGGATGTCTATATGGTTCTATTAACTCCAACAGTAGCCTTTTTGGCCTTGTTCACCTCCAAAGGCTTGACCTTTCCTACAATCACTTTAACTACTCTCCTATCCTATCCCAAGTAGGGACCCTTTCAAGACTAACACATCTCAATCTGtctttctctcaattttctgGTCACATCCCATTAGAAATTTCACAATTGACGTCACACTTGTCATCCCTCAATTTGTCTCCATTCCCTTTTCCGGCCTTTCTCACATCATATCCCCCTTTGGAACTCAAAAACCCCAGCCTAAAAAGCCTAGTTGGAAATATGACCCACCTACAAAAGCTTGATTTGAGTGGAGTGAACATTAGCTCTACAGTGCCTTATATTCTGGCAAATTTGTCTTCTTTAACTTTCCTCAATCTTCGATTTTGCAGTTTGCACAGAGAATTTTTTGCAGGCATCTTTAAGCTATCAAATTACGGTTTCTCTCAGTGTATGGCAATGAAGGTCTCACCGGTTATTTGCCTAGCTTTACATGGAGTAGTCCGCTTGAGAGATTGAAGCTCTCATTCACGAGTTTTTCCGGTGTTCTACCCGCTTCCATGGGAAACCTTGGCTTTTTGACTACTTTGCTCATGTCTGATTGCAATTTCTCGGGGTCTATTCCATCTTCACTTGGTAGCCTCACTAAACTCGTTACTCTTTATCTTTCATCCAACGCTTTTGTGGGTAACGTCCCAACTTCACTTGGAAACCTTGTTCAACTCTTTGATTTAGACATTTCCAACAATCAATTGACAGGTCCAGTCCCTTCTAGTATTGTAAACTTGCCACAATTGTATCTTGTTGATCTAAGCTATAATCTTTCGAATGGTGAAATACATTTAAGGCTTATGAACAGGACTTGATTAGCCTCATTTTTTTACCTGAGAAACAATCGGTTAACTGGTCTAGTTACTTTATGAACTTCACACTATTAGCTGGCTTGGACCTTTCAGCCAACAAGCTTCATGGTCAAATTTCAGACTCAGTCTTTAAACTCAAGAATCTTGAATTTCTTGATCTTTCTAACAACTACCTTACATGCATTGTGGAGTTTGATGAGTTTGTTACgctcataaatttaattatgttgGATATTTTTAGTAATCAATTGAGCGAGTATTCGAATTTTCTAAGAAACCAACATGAATTGAAGTACTAAAACTTGTCCAACAACAAGATTCATGGCCATTTCCCATAATGGATGTGGAACACAAGTACTACAAGTCTAAAATTTCTTGATCTTTCCAACAACTTTCTTACTGTCATTGGTCAGCATCCAATTTTTCCTCCATGGACTTGTCTGCAAGTTCTTGATCTCTGGTTCAATTTGCTCCAGGGATCACTTCCTATTCCACCAGTCTCCACTTTGCATTTTTATATTTCCAACAACTCATTGAACGGAAatataccattttctttttgcaatctGAGTTCTCTTCAAGTCCTTGATTTGGCTAATAACAACTTAAGTGGATCAATTCCTCGATGCTTAGACAACTTTGGAGCTTTTCTATCAGTACTTGATCTGTGAAGGAACAAATTTCATGGAAGCATTCCTGAAACTTGGATAAGAGGAAGCCAACTGAGGATAATAATGTTGAGTCAAAACAAATTCCAAGGGAATTTACCGAGATCATTGGCCAAGTGTACGAAGCTCAGGGTCCTTGATCTTAGTGATAGccaatttaatgataaatttccCTCATGGTTGGAAAATCTTTCAAATTTAGAGGTTCTCATTTTGTGGTCTAACAGATTCAACGGTCTAATGGGGACACCTCAAACTTATTTTAATTTCCCCAACTTGCGAATCCTTGACATCTCCTACAATAATTTTATGGGAAAGCTGCCATCTAgactttttgaaatttggaaggctaaaaattttgagaatgtgCATTCAGTAACATATATTTTTGAAGAATCAGGCTTCCAAATTGTTAGAGGTATAGAGGAAAACTATTTGCGTTTGgcttatgcttactctatgatGATGAAAAACAAAGGCAAGGATTTGTTCTATGAGAAGGTCCAAGAATTGTTCATAGCCATTGATTTCTCAAGTAACATATTTGTCGGTGAGATTCCGGAATTTGTTGGAAATTTAAAAGGAGCTCAGTTGCTCAATCTTTCTAATAATGCTCTTATCGGTCACATCCCATCGTCTTTAAAAAACCTTGTTGAGATGGAGTCATTGGACCTTTCTCAGAACAAATTTTCAGGGGATATTTCACAACAATTAACATAACTTACTTTCTTAGGATTCTTCAATGTTTCTCATAATAATCTTACAGGACTTATACTACAAGGGAAACAATTTGATACATTTGAAAACAGTTCCTTTGAGGGGAATCCAAGACTGTGTGGGAAACCATTGATAAGAAAATGTGGGAATTCTAATGAGCCGCCTTCTCAACCTTCAATCTTTCAAAAAAGTCAAGACTttgcactacaaaaattaattttgtttttgactagGGGTTTTTGACGCGTCGTTTTTGACGTTCATCGACCGTTAAAAGGGTAGGTGTCAAAAAAttggggtttttgacgtgtctacagtgacacgtcaaaaaatttttgacgtgtcgaaaatggcacatcaaaaaaatatttttgacatgtcaaaatgacacgtcaaaaacatttttgacgtttcaaaatggcacgtcaaaaacgtttttgacgtgccattttgacacgtcaaaaatgtgtACGTgtggtttttgacgtgtcagacagtttgacacgtcaaattttttttttttttttttttaataattccaatattcctgatatttcaattccaattacaataatttcaatattcaaatatttgtaatcCATAATCTACGTCCaacatccaatatccaatatccaacatccaatatccaatatccaacatctATAATCCACCTATATAATCCGTATCCAACATccaacaaccaatatatatccaatatccaccTATATAATCCGTATCCAATAATCCACCTATATAATCcgtatccaatatccaacaaccaatatatatccaatatccaacatccaacaaCCAATATACATccaacaaccaatatatatccaatatccaacatccaatatatatccaacattcaatatatatatccaaaatccaacatatatatcattaaactaaatccaatatccaatatatatatccaacacaacttcattaaacaaaattcaatatccaatccacttacataatccacaatccaatccataattcacaatccaatccacatacataatccaatccacctacataatctacaatccacctacataatctaCAATCCAAtctataatacacatccataatacaatccacctacataatccacaatccaatacataatacacattcataatacaatccacctacataatccatAATCTACAATCCATctacataatccataatccacaatccacatATATAATCTACCATCCATAATCCAAtttaatccaatccataatcaatttccaagaatatatatatccaacacaacttcattaaacaagataatatatccaatatatatatccaacacaacacaacttcattagacaaaattcaatttccaatatatatatccaacacaacacaacttcattaaacaaaattcaatatccaatatatatatccaagacaacacaatttcattaaacaaaattctatatccaatatatatatccaacacaacactatttcattaataatatgtatccaatatccaacaaacaaaatttcaacacacatactacatttcaaaacaacacataacaaaacatatatataaatcaaaaaaacgttctaacacaaggcaaaacaaatatacaataaaacatttCTGGAGTATCTactagaaattagtttcaattagtctcaacaagcATATAGTgagatctaactatatacaaaacaataaacaataatatGTATGTAGAACTTAACAAATAGTGATGACCAGCGGTCTaaggtttttgaagctgacaagcagTATGCCATACTCCTCAACTTTGTACCCCCTGTCCTTCGTGTTATCCGCCCAATcgcacttgaacaaaacatatCTAGTCCTGTCGAAGTATTCCACCTCAATTATTTCAGTCAACTTCTCATAGTACGTTTCACCATCAACTGTTGGAACGCACACCCCGCTATTCTGGGTCCTTTTTTCAGCATCgcatgcaatagtgcgaaacagctttCCATTAatcacatatctgttatatctagtcgctgtggccttcggccctctacaatgcattaccaatttgttaccatttatgcatttgtatggAAAGTGTAGATAAAATCCAATATCCAGCTTCAATTCCAATGTTCgttgttttttactttatacGTATCGAATATTAGGAATTACATACTTAATTATTCTAAGTTTTGTAAATGTAAACATTCACATACGAATCGATAAAAATAGATATGCCGTTGTTAatcaaaacctacacaaaatatgggtctaCATCCAAATGCAAAATTCTCcagaaaaacataatttcaaactaCCAAGGTACGTAAttgtacatgcatgcatgcaaataaattaaacaatattctcaccatatacaaaccaaacatgtcaaactattcaaatatattacaaaacatatatcttaagcaaataaattacctacttaacctataaaattaatttccattgtaaattacatttttttatataatttaattaattatctattaaataaattaattaatatatatataattaatctataaatatataatctgtatatatatatttgcagattatatatatatacctgattttcgAGTAGGAGAACGAGTGAGAGCCTTCGGAGCTCGAGGTCGTGGTCGCCGGAGGGAGTAACGGCGGTGATGTGCgccggcgagagagagagagcNNNNNNNNNNNNNNNNNNNNNNNNNNNNNNNNNNNNNNNNNNNNNNNNNNNNNNNNNNNNNNNNNNNNNNNNNNNNNNNNNNNNNNNNNNNNNNNNNNNNNNNNNNNNNNNNNNNNNNNNNNNNNNNNNNNNNNNNNNNNNNNNNNNNNNNNNNNNNNNNNNNNNNNNNNNNNNNNNNNNNNNNNNNNNNNNNNNNNNNNNNNNNNNNNNNNNNNNNNNNNNNNNNNNNNNNNNNNNNNNNNNtttttttaatttttattaaatttaattataattatataataaaatcttatttctattaacattttatttcttttattatataattttttcatcTTATATAACATATTATCCATTctctccaattaaaattaattagagaataaataaataaacaaattaatattctagatgtatagatatataattaaatgtatcaactAACCGGCCGCATATGTCGTGTTTGTCGAGTTCGTATGAGTTTtgcaggtcttataaaataaatgtatcgaGTATGacccatattatttttataaaaataatatgggtagctatcatattaatattaatagactgatcaatttaagcatacatcatatatatatatatataccaacttcatttatactaatatgataaactatatataattttcctatccaatcaaaattaattttctatgccaattaacattaagtgttgtttattacatatttttttatatcataattaaaattatttttgatatatatatatatataaaattaataagaaacttataagaatatatatatatatatatatatatatatatatatatatatatatatatatattatcttatttaaactattttcataaaattttatgtatttaaatgttattaaaatagtatttactctatcatatatatatatttaattagagaataaataaataaacaaattaatattctagatgtatagatatataattaaatgtatcaactaaccggccgcatatgttgtgtttgtcgaATTCATATGAGGTTtgcaggtcttataaaataaatgtaacaagtatattttatatatttttataaaaataatatgggtagctatcatattaatattactagactgatcaatTAAcgcatgcatacatatatactaatgataataaactataatttatactaatgacaataaaaattaattttttatgccaattaacattaattgtttgttaatgcatatttgtttatatcaaaattattgttaatatttttttttatt
This window of the Corylus avellana chromosome ca5, CavTom2PMs-1.0 genome carries:
- the LOC132180646 gene encoding receptor-like protein 33 → MGVFINNADDFSSFHPIGPARDPAGTCLGPTRLGPGQLQISCVLVIIRTHSSPFIQHHPLCHDDDSSALLQFKESFLINKSSSGYPLDDESACQKFASWKLELREKSDCCSWDGVECDEDTVYGNEGLTGYLPSFTWSSPLERLKLSFTSFSGVLPASMGNLGFLTTLLMSDCNFSGSIPSSLGSLTKLVTLYLSSNAFVGNVPTSLGNLVQLFDLDISNNQLTGPVPSSIGSLPIPPVSTLHFYISNNSLNGNIPFSFCNLSSLQVLDLANNNLSGSIPRCLDNFGAFLSVLDLFNGLMGTPQTYFNFPNLRILDISYNNFMGKLPSRLFEIWKAKNFENVHSVTYIFEESGFQIVRGIEENYLRLAYAYSMMMKNKGKDLFYEKVQELFIAIDFSSNIFVGEIPEFVGNLKGAQLLNLSNNALIGHIPSSLKNLVEMESLDLSQNKFSGDISQQLT